One window of the Actinomyces procaprae genome contains the following:
- a CDS encoding DUF6541 family protein — protein sequence MTAWAALVLAAVGISLLILVPGALALVGAGADRAVALAAGATVTVACAGAAAVALSRLGIPWDARTAGALLVAMGGAGAIAGVLRRRWRRTTAAGRHGAGAAGGTAHGRRAVAASIVGAVTAGGVQAGLFAKVTGTPRALLQNNDAMVQLNLIEEIRRSADASTLTAAIPITGGSYPTVWHSFSVFLTPFAGTPFVFNAMVVSLFAVLYPAGMAMLAAAAGGGPAARLSAPWLGLAACWFPGSMLTFNAQASGSFAIALIPAALAAVVLLWREAFNWHSLLLGAVIVLGLAIASPGAGQWAVLVACVLLFVRLLPRVRAAGGAGLRRASMTLGLAVLAALPVLMMPAVPRLMAMGSFPRGEGPLWPRLLTPLLLNDPTVSTWPVATPVLSYLPLSLLGIAGAVLTRRRGDRVLTGALAVTVACVWITILPEGRWWALVGGWWRDYPRYLAVEVICLAATGAIALDVAIAWAQRRLVRAQPGPPARRARAAAIWLVAVVLVAAVCVPNLGTFRQLTARGYVVLVHPPWVTEQEARRMEAVGAGLPEDAVVYGFPQTGAGLIPVLTPANSVHRSWSPTGTWDERFIAEHFDEFGTDPRVCEAVRRIGGTPYYYDDSDIADLERWMYFPGYDQVDLDAGFELVATLDSARLYRVTACD from the coding sequence ATGACCGCATGGGCCGCCTTGGTCCTCGCAGCTGTCGGGATCAGCCTGCTGATACTGGTGCCCGGCGCGCTTGCCCTGGTGGGTGCCGGCGCCGATAGGGCGGTGGCGCTCGCCGCCGGGGCGACGGTGACGGTCGCCTGCGCCGGGGCGGCCGCGGTCGCCCTGTCCCGACTCGGAATCCCCTGGGATGCGCGAACGGCCGGCGCCCTGCTCGTGGCCATGGGCGGTGCCGGCGCCATCGCCGGTGTCCTCCGCAGGCGATGGCGCCGTACCACTGCCGCAGGGCGGCACGGCGCCGGGGCCGCGGGCGGTACGGCGCATGGGCGTCGCGCGGTTGCGGCGTCGATTGTCGGCGCGGTCACGGCGGGCGGTGTTCAGGCCGGACTGTTCGCCAAGGTGACCGGAACCCCACGGGCGCTGCTGCAGAACAACGACGCAATGGTGCAGCTGAACCTGATCGAGGAGATTCGCCGCTCCGCGGACGCCTCCACACTCACGGCGGCGATTCCGATCACGGGCGGCAGCTACCCCACCGTCTGGCACTCGTTCTCGGTCTTCCTGACGCCTTTCGCCGGCACCCCCTTCGTATTCAACGCCATGGTGGTGTCGCTGTTCGCGGTGTTGTATCCGGCTGGGATGGCGATGCTCGCGGCTGCTGCCGGCGGCGGCCCGGCGGCCCGGCTGTCGGCCCCCTGGCTCGGCCTGGCCGCCTGCTGGTTCCCCGGCTCCATGCTGACCTTCAACGCGCAGGCCTCCGGGAGCTTCGCAATCGCACTGATTCCCGCCGCGCTCGCAGCGGTCGTCCTCCTGTGGAGGGAAGCATTCAACTGGCACTCACTGCTGCTCGGTGCCGTGATTGTGCTCGGGCTGGCGATTGCCAGCCCAGGTGCGGGACAGTGGGCGGTCCTGGTGGCCTGCGTCCTCCTGTTCGTCAGGCTGCTGCCGCGCGTTCGCGCTGCGGGCGGGGCGGGGCTCCGGAGGGCCTCCATGACGCTGGGGCTGGCCGTGCTGGCGGCGCTGCCCGTACTGATGATGCCGGCCGTACCCCGCCTCATGGCCATGGGCTCGTTTCCGCGGGGGGAGGGTCCCCTCTGGCCGCGCCTGCTGACTCCGCTTCTCCTGAACGATCCGACGGTCTCCACCTGGCCGGTCGCCACCCCGGTACTGTCCTATCTTCCACTGTCTCTGCTGGGCATCGCCGGTGCAGTGCTGACCCGGCGCCGGGGGGACAGGGTGCTGACCGGCGCGCTGGCGGTGACGGTCGCATGCGTCTGGATCACCATCCTGCCGGAAGGACGCTGGTGGGCCCTGGTCGGCGGCTGGTGGCGTGACTATCCGCGATACCTGGCGGTTGAGGTCATCTGCCTGGCGGCTACCGGCGCAATCGCCCTCGACGTGGCGATCGCGTGGGCGCAGCGGCGGCTGGTACGGGCGCAGCCGGGGCCGCCCGCGCGGCGAGCCCGGGCCGCCGCCATCTGGCTGGTTGCCGTGGTGCTGGTCGCCGCCGTGTGCGTACCCAATCTGGGCACCTTTCGACAGCTGACCGCGCGCGGTTACGTCGTGCTGGTGCATCCGCCGTGGGTCACCGAGCAGGAGGCCCGGCGCATGGAGGCGGTCGGTGCGGGGCTCCCCGAGGACGCCGTCGTCTACGGGTTCCCGCAGACAGGGGCGGGGCTCATCCCGGTCCTGACCCCCGCGAACAGCGTGCATCGCTCGTGGAGCCCGACCGGCACATGGGACGAGCGGTTCATCGCCGAGCACTTCGACGAGTTCGGTACCGACCCGCGGGTGTGCGAGGCCGTTCGCCGGATCGGCGGTACCCCGTACTACTACGACGACTCGGACATCGCCGACCTGGAGCGGTGGATGTACTTCCCCGGGTACGACCAAGTCGACCTTGACGCCGGCTTCGAGCTGGTGGCGACGCTGGACTCCGCGCGCCTGTATCGCGTCACCGCCTGTGACTGA
- a CDS encoding DUF6541 family protein, with protein sequence MTWLQALPAAAFLLLFLLAPGYLVGRAFGLARLQALGGAPAMTAAAIGALTVLYHWRHVGWNTVTVVVGTAVLLAVCLVGAAAARAWTRRRHGHAPVPMTGWGRLRAWLRPPAVGPGPWWPLGAVIALAAAFSAGAVITGIGEADQPMQASDGVWHLNAVAYMRALADAYPIGSLAPMYWGEVHYYPTGWHALAAIVPAPVTVAANLTALVGLAVVWPLGCASLLSALFSAPSRRLVDALPLLTGVLASAIATGPFVLMTTLWPYGWAVCLLPGAVSLVMVARPRHGARRAGASTAGGWLAAITACLGLVAVHGTSVFNLAVIGVPALLVVGLSAAAQHWSAGNRQRVIILAVVAFALLAVVVGIIGFWDQLRMLFTYHRPSASALAVLRESFHDSAMIRAVPNRGWGGASLTVVAAVGVIVSVARRRHRWAILTAVLAVLLMIASVSTDSPLRLLASPWYLQRARIVPLLEIAVLVLATTAVEAMVDTARARWRMPTEPGRLRRRGAWVRGAVVVVAVSVTALGAAAVARTAFHHTVIAFSYQPLASRWPMMLADGEADFIRSSARLLPEDAVVLGQPTNGSAYYLSLTGTDVVYPTLRRYTDTDRRFVASHADQILVDPGVCAALDRLGVRYYYTDDDPTEGGAPGGAETPRWGNRLDELPREALTPVASDGAHTLWLITACG encoded by the coding sequence GAACACGGTCACCGTCGTCGTTGGCACCGCGGTGCTGCTGGCGGTGTGCCTGGTCGGCGCTGCGGCGGCCCGCGCTTGGACGCGGCGTCGGCACGGCCACGCGCCCGTGCCGATGACCGGTTGGGGGCGGCTGCGGGCGTGGCTGCGTCCTCCCGCGGTGGGGCCAGGGCCATGGTGGCCGCTCGGGGCGGTGATCGCCCTGGCCGCCGCATTCTCCGCGGGGGCCGTGATCACCGGCATCGGCGAGGCCGATCAGCCCATGCAGGCCTCCGACGGGGTCTGGCACCTGAACGCCGTCGCCTATATGCGCGCGCTGGCCGACGCTTACCCCATCGGTTCGCTCGCGCCCATGTACTGGGGGGAGGTCCACTACTACCCGACGGGCTGGCACGCGCTGGCGGCGATCGTGCCCGCCCCGGTGACGGTGGCGGCTAACCTCACCGCACTGGTCGGACTTGCAGTGGTCTGGCCACTGGGCTGCGCCTCCCTGCTGTCCGCCCTGTTCAGCGCGCCGTCCCGCAGGTTGGTGGACGCACTGCCACTGCTGACCGGTGTGCTCGCCTCCGCCATTGCCACTGGTCCCTTCGTGCTGATGACGACCCTGTGGCCCTATGGTTGGGCGGTGTGCCTGCTGCCCGGGGCGGTGTCCCTGGTGATGGTCGCCAGACCCAGGCATGGCGCGCGCCGGGCGGGCGCCTCGACGGCGGGCGGCTGGCTGGCGGCCATCACCGCATGCCTGGGCTTGGTGGCCGTGCACGGCACCTCCGTGTTCAACCTGGCGGTTATCGGCGTGCCGGCGCTGCTGGTGGTCGGGTTGTCGGCGGCGGCACAGCACTGGAGCGCCGGAAACCGGCAGCGGGTCATCATTCTCGCCGTCGTCGCCTTCGCGCTGCTGGCGGTCGTGGTGGGCATCATCGGCTTCTGGGACCAGTTGCGCATGCTGTTCACCTACCACCGGCCGAGCGCGAGCGCGCTGGCAGTGCTGCGGGAGTCCTTCCACGACTCGGCGATGATAAGGGCAGTCCCCAACCGCGGCTGGGGCGGGGCGAGCCTGACGGTGGTCGCCGCTGTCGGGGTGATCGTCTCGGTGGCGCGTCGCCGACACCGGTGGGCGATACTCACAGCGGTGCTCGCCGTGCTGCTCATGATCGCGTCGGTGTCCACCGACAGCCCACTGCGGCTGCTGGCCTCACCCTGGTACCTGCAACGAGCCCGGATAGTTCCCCTGCTTGAGATCGCCGTGCTGGTCCTGGCGACGACGGCGGTTGAGGCGATGGTCGACACGGCCCGTGCCCGTTGGCGTATGCCCACGGAACCGGGCCGGTTGCGCCGCCGCGGCGCATGGGTGCGTGGGGCCGTGGTGGTGGTCGCAGTGAGCGTGACGGCCTTGGGCGCGGCCGCTGTAGCCCGTACGGCCTTCCACCACACCGTGATCGCCTTCTCCTATCAGCCGCTCGCCAGCCGTTGGCCGATGATGCTCGCCGACGGCGAGGCGGACTTCATCCGGTCCTCCGCACGGCTCCTCCCGGAGGATGCGGTGGTCCTCGGCCAGCCCACCAACGGTTCGGCGTACTACCTGTCGCTGACCGGAACGGATGTGGTCTACCCGACGCTGCGCCGCTATACCGATACGGACCGGCGCTTCGTGGCGTCCCATGCGGATCAGATACTCGTGGATCCGGGCGTGTGCGCCGCGCTGGACCGGCTGGGTGTCCGCTACTACTACACCGATGACGACCCGACCGAGGGCGGCGCTCCCGGCGGGGCGGAGACACCGCGCTGGGGGAATCGTCTGGATGAACTGCCCCGTGAGGCGCTGACGCCGGTGGCGAGCGATGGGGCGCACACGCTGTGGCTCATCACGGCCTGTGGATGA